In one Winogradskyella sp. MH6 genomic region, the following are encoded:
- a CDS encoding SIR2 family protein, with translation MKFTQSQMKFMNDFITEINSGDAAIFAGAGLSAASGFVNWKELLRDLAEELDLDIEKEHDLISLAQYHFNKFKRGKINNKIINEFTSLTTGNENHKILSRLDIDTYWTTNYDKLIERSLEAEGKTVETKIRNLDFSRNIKKKDAIVYKMHGDKDSPDDAILTKDDYETYGDKREFFSTALRGDLLSQTFLFIGFSFDDPNLEYILSRIKVLLKDNTPTHYCFFKELSQTDFNDSDKSDEENKEDFLYAKIKQELKIDDLIRYGIHAVMIKEYSEITEILSEIEKRIKRRNIFVSGAAHDYSPYTESDAKDLIHSLSYRLAQDEYKIVSGYGLGIGSIVINGALDFKLNSNYRNLDDLLILRPFPQMQSGTKSIPEIWTEYRNDMISKAGIAIFVFGNKMVNGELVSSNGMEEEFQICLKHNVIPIPIGATGSVSKTFWAEVTSKLHNYYPHNTDLYNAIRELGKDNSTKKEIINNTIKAINILQKI, from the coding sequence ATGAAGTTCACACAAAGCCAAATGAAGTTTATGAATGATTTCATAACTGAAATTAATAGTGGAGATGCAGCAATCTTCGCAGGTGCAGGACTATCTGCCGCTTCGGGTTTTGTTAATTGGAAAGAATTATTAAGGGATTTAGCAGAAGAACTAGATTTAGATATAGAAAAAGAACACGACTTAATATCGCTTGCTCAATACCATTTTAACAAATTCAAAAGAGGAAAAATAAACAATAAAATTATTAACGAATTTACTAGTCTGACAACGGGAAATGAAAATCACAAAATCCTATCTAGACTTGACATTGACACCTATTGGACAACAAACTATGACAAACTTATTGAACGAAGTTTAGAAGCGGAAGGCAAAACAGTAGAGACTAAAATTAGAAATCTTGATTTTTCAAGAAACATTAAGAAAAAAGATGCTATTGTTTATAAAATGCACGGAGATAAAGATTCCCCTGATGACGCAATTCTAACTAAAGACGATTACGAAACATATGGTGATAAAAGAGAATTTTTTTCGACTGCACTTAGAGGAGATTTGTTATCTCAAACTTTCTTATTTATTGGCTTCAGTTTTGATGACCCAAATTTAGAATACATTTTAAGTAGAATCAAAGTGCTTTTAAAAGACAATACACCAACACATTATTGTTTTTTTAAGGAGCTAAGTCAAACAGATTTCAATGATTCTGATAAGTCTGACGAGGAGAACAAGGAAGATTTTCTTTACGCCAAAATCAAACAAGAGTTAAAAATTGATGATTTAATTAGATACGGTATTCACGCTGTAATGATTAAGGAATATTCGGAAATAACCGAAATTTTATCCGAGATAGAGAAGAGAATCAAAAGACGAAATATATTTGTTTCAGGTGCTGCACACGACTATTCACCATATACAGAGTCAGATGCAAAAGATTTAATCCATTCTTTAAGTTATAGGTTGGCTCAAGATGAATATAAAATAGTTTCAGGATATGGATTAGGAATAGGAAGTATAGTTATTAATGGTGCTCTTGATTTTAAGTTAAACTCTAATTACAGAAATCTAGATGACTTATTAATTCTAAGACCATTTCCTCAAATGCAATCAGGCACAAAAAGCATTCCCGAAATATGGACGGAATATAGAAATGATATGATTTCAAAAGCAGGTATTGCAATTTTTGTCTTTGGTAATAAAATGGTTAACGGTGAATTAGTTAGCTCAAATGGTATGGAAGAAGAATTCCAAATCTGCCTCAAACATAATGTTATCCCAATCCCAATCGGTGCAACAGGCTCGGTTTCGAAGACATTTTGGGCTGAAGTTACGAGCAAATTACATAATTATTATCCGCATAACACAGATTTGTATAATGCCATAAGGGAGCTTGGAAAAGATAATTCCACAAAAAAAGAAATAATAAATAACACAATAAAAGCAATTAACATTTTACAAAAAATATAA
- a CDS encoding TIR domain-containing protein — protein sequence MARKVFTSFHYVPDNWRANQVRNMGKIEGNSIVTSNKWEEVTNGGDSAIEKWIDNNMYGKSCVVVFVGEKTAGRKWIKHEIKKAWKDGKGLVGIHVHNLKDSDGNQAEKGRNPFEDFTVNGKSLSSIVKCYNPPYSTSTNVYSHIEDNIEDWIEEAIDIRANN from the coding sequence ATGGCAAGAAAAGTATTTACAAGTTTTCATTACGTTCCTGATAATTGGAGGGCTAACCAAGTTAGAAATATGGGTAAAATTGAAGGTAACAGTATAGTAACCTCTAACAAATGGGAAGAAGTCACTAATGGCGGTGATTCTGCTATTGAAAAATGGATTGACAACAATATGTATGGTAAATCTTGTGTAGTAGTGTTTGTCGGAGAAAAAACTGCAGGTAGAAAATGGATAAAACACGAAATAAAAAAGGCTTGGAAAGATGGTAAGGGTTTAGTTGGGATACACGTTCACAATTTGAAAGATAGTGATGGCAACCAAGCTGAAAAGGGCAGAAATCCTTTTGAAGATTTTACCGTAAATGGTAAATCTCTTTCTTCTATTGTCAAGTGTTATAATCCGCCTTACTCAACCAGTACAAATGTGTATTCACATATTGAAGACAACATAGAAGATTGGATAGAAGAAGCTATAGACATAAGAGCTAATAACTAG
- a CDS encoding TIR domain-containing protein → MARNVYFSFHYQDVVDFRANVVRNSGRFRKSGDVFRDSSIWEEAKEKQVLKIKSLIDSELKGSSVTCVLIGSETYSRRWVRYEIFKSFQMKKGQVGVGINWIKDKYGKTKFWRGENPFSYLSLRVTADGKFIDLFEYKEDNWIKYKDLPRIKNSHFKENDFGKEYTLDEIYNRYSYEWNNGKENFQNWIEEAAINANR, encoded by the coding sequence ATGGCAAGAAACGTTTATTTTTCATTTCACTATCAAGATGTGGTTGACTTTCGAGCAAATGTTGTTCGCAATAGTGGAAGGTTTAGAAAAAGCGGTGATGTTTTCCGTGATTCTTCAATTTGGGAAGAAGCAAAAGAAAAACAAGTCCTTAAGATTAAATCTCTTATAGATTCTGAATTGAAAGGCTCAAGCGTAACCTGCGTTTTAATTGGCTCAGAAACCTATTCTAGACGTTGGGTGAGATATGAAATATTCAAAAGCTTCCAAATGAAAAAAGGGCAAGTGGGTGTAGGAATAAATTGGATAAAAGATAAGTACGGCAAAACCAAATTTTGGAGAGGAGAAAATCCTTTCAGCTACCTTTCTCTAAGAGTAACGGCAGACGGAAAATTCATTGATTTGTTTGAATACAAAGAAGACAATTGGATTAAATATAAAGATTTACCTAGAATTAAGAATTCACACTTCAAAGAGAATGATTTTGGTAAAGAATATACCTTAGATGAAATCTATAATCGTTATAGCTATGAATGGAATAACGGTAAAGAAAATTTTCAAAATTGGATTGAAGAAGCGGCAATAAATGCAAACAGATAA
- a CDS encoding DUF2200 domain-containing protein yields the protein MNKSDTSHHDERIANMSFASVYPHYVTKVEKKGRTQEELHEVIEWLTGYDAHKLKEIIEQKTNFKAFFENANLNENAHLIKGVICGYRVEEIANNTTRQCRYLDKLVDELAKGKKMEKILRQA from the coding sequence ATGAATAAATCTGACACCAGCCACCACGATGAGCGTATTGCTAATATGAGCTTTGCGTCTGTGTATCCGCATTACGTTACCAAAGTTGAAAAGAAAGGTAGAACCCAAGAAGAACTTCACGAAGTGATAGAATGGTTAACGGGTTATGATGCGCATAAACTTAAAGAAATTATTGAGCAGAAAACTAACTTTAAAGCCTTTTTTGAAAATGCTAATCTTAACGAGAATGCTCATCTTATAAAAGGCGTTATCTGCGGTTATAGAGTTGAGGAGATAGCTAACAATACAACACGTCAGTGTAGGTATTTAGACAAATTGGTTGACGAGTTGGCTAAGGGTAAGAAAATGGAAAAAATCTTGCGTCAAGCTTAA
- a CDS encoding ribose-5-phosphate isomerase, giving the protein MPKTLYRIYVVELSKRVFTENTKFRTANPQYNGVLECLYVGMTSKSPKERFEQHKTGYRNKKGHKLSSNIVEKYGLYLRPSLYNHIDPFLTRKEALIAEKAIALELRRERYAVWFN; this is encoded by the coding sequence ATGCCAAAAACCTTATATCGCATTTATGTTGTAGAACTCTCTAAACGTGTCTTTACTGAGAACACAAAATTCAGAACTGCTAACCCACAATACAATGGTGTGCTGGAGTGCTTGTATGTTGGTATGACAAGCAAAAGTCCTAAAGAACGCTTTGAACAACATAAAACAGGCTACAGAAATAAAAAAGGACATAAACTATCTTCTAATATTGTAGAAAAATACGGCTTGTATCTTAGGCCAAGTCTTTATAATCACATAGATCCTTTTTTAACCCGAAAAGAGGCCTTAATTGCCGAAAAAGCAATTGCTCTAGAGTTGCGTAGAGAACGTTATGCTGTTTGGTTTAATTAG
- the bshA gene encoding N-acetyl-alpha-D-glucosaminyl L-malate synthase BshA — protein sequence MKIGIVCYPTFGGSGVVATELGLELSKRGHEIHFITYSQPVRLELLSNNVHFHEVHVPEYPLFHYQPYELALSSKLVDMVQLYGIELLHVHYAIPHAYAAYMAQQMLLEKGILVPIVTTLHGTDITLVGSHPFYKPAVSFSINKSDAVTSVSESLKKDTMRLFDIKKDIYVVPNFIDLDKHVNNFTDCQRAMMAKDDEFIITHISNMREVKQIPDVIKVFYNVQKELPAKLMMVGEGPEKETAENLVEELGISDKVIFFGNSNEIDRILCFSDLFLLPSQTESFGLAALEAMASGVPVISTNTGGLPEVNIDGYSGYLSDVNAVADMSANAIKILKDADTLKTFKANAKAQSKKFDIHAIVPQYEAIYEETLDKLLVSN from the coding sequence ATGAAAATAGGAATTGTTTGTTACCCAACATTTGGCGGTAGTGGTGTAGTAGCTACAGAATTAGGTTTAGAACTCTCTAAGCGAGGGCACGAAATTCATTTTATAACCTATAGTCAGCCAGTACGTTTAGAATTGTTGAGTAATAACGTACATTTTCACGAAGTACACGTGCCAGAATATCCTTTGTTTCATTATCAACCTTATGAACTGGCGCTTTCCAGTAAGTTGGTAGATATGGTACAACTTTATGGTATAGAGTTGTTGCATGTTCATTATGCAATTCCTCATGCTTATGCTGCTTATATGGCGCAACAAATGCTCTTAGAAAAAGGCATTCTAGTACCAATTGTTACAACACTTCACGGTACAGATATTACACTAGTTGGTAGTCATCCGTTTTATAAACCAGCTGTAAGCTTTAGCATCAATAAATCTGATGCAGTGACTTCAGTTTCAGAAAGTTTAAAAAAGGACACCATGCGTCTTTTTGATATTAAAAAGGACATTTATGTGGTTCCTAATTTTATAGATTTAGACAAGCATGTCAATAATTTTACCGATTGTCAACGTGCTATGATGGCAAAAGATGATGAGTTTATTATTACACATATCAGTAATATGCGAGAAGTAAAGCAAATACCAGATGTGATTAAGGTTTTTTATAATGTTCAGAAAGAATTACCAGCTAAACTTATGATGGTAGGTGAAGGTCCAGAGAAGGAAACTGCTGAAAATTTGGTTGAAGAATTAGGCATTAGCGATAAGGTTATTTTCTTTGGAAATAGTAATGAAATAGATCGCATCCTTTGTTTTAGCGATTTATTTTTGCTACCATCGCAAACCGAAAGTTTTGGTTTAGCTGCACTAGAAGCTATGGCAAGTGGAGTGCCAGTAATATCTACTAACACAGGCGGATTACCAGAAGTGAATATTGATGGCTATTCAGGGTATTTAAGTGATGTCAACGCTGTTGCGGACATGTCTGCCAATGCTATTAAAATCCTTAAAGACGCTGATACTTTAAAAACCTTTAAAGCAAATGCGAAAGCCCAATCCAAGAAGTTTGATATTCATGCTATTGTGCCACAATACGAAGCTATTTACGAAGAAACTTTAGATAAGCTATTAGTATCTAATTAA
- a CDS encoding glycoside hydrolase family 3 N-terminal domain-containing protein, translating to MRYLSLILIAFCVQLNFAQEATPNPLLTKDAAQQQKWVDSIYKSMTLKERVGQLFMVQVFSKDNDKANNKIVNLIKDQHIGGVIYSTGGPHRQAKLNNLLQAASKVPLLVGMDAEWGLSMRLDSTYAFPWNMTLGAITNDSLVEQTGRQIGEHCKRLGVHFNFAPVVDINTNPKNPIIGNRSFGEDRDNVTAKGLAFMNGMQSAGVLANAKHFPGHGDTEDDSHKTLPTVSFSEKRIDSIELYPYRKLINEGLSSVMVAHLNIPSLEKQRGFPSSLSKHIVTDILKGELGFKGLIFTDALTMKGAADYVAKNVDGITTGTLSTGGEIDLMAFLAGNDVLLMSENPEKGINRIIDAYENKKITEERLSHSVKKILMAKYKVGLHNYSPIGLYGLDNDLNRIKDDVLYESLMENAITVVKNKNNLLPLRDLQTKNVAYVELGDVSGSAFYNELKKYTKVHHIKGEKLDEIITKLQNYNTVVIGFHKSNDNPWKAYEFSQKELAWLYEISRKTTVILDVFARPYALNDLLSVENIEAIVMSYQNSDIAQQKSAQLIFGGIDAKGKLPVSAGAFFPVGTGITYNSLSSLSYGLPERVGMDSERLSRIDSVANHAVKNRMTPGIQLLVARRGKVIYSKNFGYHTYSKKNKVDFDDIYDVASLTKILATLPVLMELEQQGSVSLDSKLGDLLPEYKKSNKKNITLKKMLSHYAQLKPWIPFYYATLDSVTKKPDPKYYRTKPTKGFEVEVTNTLFMRNDYKDSIQEIIKESDLLSSLRYRYSDLPYYILKKYLEGFYDKSLHEITQDRFYKSLGANYTTYNPRQTFSLKDIVPTEVDNYYRYKKVHGYVHDMGAAMQGGIGGHAGIFSNANDVAKIMQMYLQKGFYGGKRYFKSETIDKFNTCYYCESDNRRGIGFDKPQLGEEGPTCGCISMTSFGHSGFTGTYAWADPEEEIVYVFLANRTYPEAGKNLLLRENIRTEIQRLIYEAIID from the coding sequence ATGCGATATTTGTCCCTTATTCTTATAGCTTTTTGTGTTCAGCTTAATTTTGCCCAAGAAGCAACACCCAATCCATTGTTAACTAAAGATGCTGCTCAACAACAAAAATGGGTAGATAGTATTTATAAATCTATGACCTTAAAAGAGCGTGTAGGTCAGCTTTTTATGGTTCAGGTGTTTTCTAAAGATAATGATAAAGCTAACAATAAGATTGTTAATTTAATTAAAGATCAACACATAGGAGGTGTTATTTACTCAACAGGAGGACCACATAGACAAGCTAAATTAAACAACCTTTTACAAGCAGCATCAAAAGTACCATTATTAGTAGGTATGGATGCTGAATGGGGTTTGAGTATGCGCTTAGATTCTACCTACGCTTTTCCTTGGAATATGACACTTGGAGCCATTACAAATGATAGTTTGGTAGAACAAACCGGAAGACAAATAGGAGAACACTGCAAGCGCTTAGGTGTACACTTTAATTTTGCTCCTGTGGTTGATATTAATACCAATCCAAAAAACCCTATCATTGGCAACCGATCTTTTGGAGAAGACAGAGATAATGTTACTGCTAAAGGTTTAGCCTTTATGAATGGTATGCAAAGTGCTGGTGTATTAGCCAATGCTAAGCATTTTCCTGGTCATGGTGATACCGAAGATGATTCGCACAAAACCTTACCAACTGTGTCTTTTAGCGAAAAACGAATAGATTCTATTGAGTTGTATCCTTATAGAAAACTCATAAACGAGGGTTTGTCTAGCGTTATGGTTGCGCACCTTAATATTCCAAGTTTAGAAAAGCAAAGAGGGTTTCCGTCATCTTTATCAAAACATATTGTAACAGATATTCTAAAAGGCGAATTAGGCTTTAAAGGCTTAATTTTTACAGATGCTTTAACCATGAAAGGTGCAGCGGATTATGTAGCAAAAAACGTTGATGGCATTACTACCGGAACACTTTCTACTGGTGGAGAAATAGATTTAATGGCATTTCTTGCAGGGAATGATGTTTTATTAATGTCTGAAAATCCTGAAAAAGGCATCAATAGGATTATAGATGCTTATGAAAATAAAAAAATAACCGAAGAGCGCTTATCTCATTCGGTTAAGAAAATCCTTATGGCAAAGTACAAGGTTGGTTTGCATAACTACTCTCCAATTGGTTTGTATGGTTTAGATAATGATTTAAACAGAATTAAAGACGATGTGCTTTACGAAAGCCTTATGGAGAATGCAATTACGGTGGTGAAGAATAAAAATAATTTGTTGCCACTTAGAGATTTGCAGACCAAAAATGTGGCTTATGTAGAATTAGGAGATGTTAGTGGTTCGGCATTTTATAACGAACTAAAAAAGTACACTAAAGTCCATCATATAAAAGGTGAAAAGCTAGACGAAATTATTACCAAACTACAGAATTATAATACTGTGGTGATCGGTTTTCATAAGTCTAATGACAACCCTTGGAAAGCTTACGAGTTCTCACAAAAAGAATTGGCTTGGTTGTATGAAATTTCTAGAAAGACTACCGTAATTTTAGATGTATTTGCCAGACCATATGCGTTAAATGATTTGCTTTCTGTAGAAAATATAGAAGCCATTGTAATGAGCTATCAGAATAGTGATATTGCACAACAAAAATCTGCACAACTTATTTTTGGTGGTATAGATGCTAAAGGTAAACTGCCTGTAAGTGCAGGAGCGTTTTTTCCGGTAGGCACTGGTATTACCTACAATTCATTATCGAGTCTTAGTTATGGGTTACCAGAACGTGTTGGTATGGACTCTGAGCGTTTAAGTAGAATAGACTCTGTAGCTAATCATGCCGTTAAAAACAGAATGACTCCAGGTATTCAGCTTTTGGTGGCTAGGCGAGGAAAAGTCATTTACAGCAAGAATTTTGGGTATCATACCTATTCAAAAAAGAACAAGGTAGATTTTGATGATATTTATGATGTGGCATCTTTAACAAAGATTCTCGCTACTCTTCCTGTGCTTATGGAACTAGAGCAGCAAGGTTCTGTGTCTTTAGATTCTAAGTTGGGCGACTTGCTTCCTGAGTATAAAAAGTCTAATAAGAAGAACATCACATTAAAAAAGATGTTGTCGCACTATGCGCAGTTAAAACCTTGGATTCCTTTTTATTATGCAACTTTAGATTCTGTAACCAAAAAACCAGACCCTAAATACTACAGAACCAAACCTACAAAAGGTTTTGAGGTAGAAGTTACCAATACGCTTTTTATGCGCAATGATTACAAGGATTCTATTCAAGAAATTATAAAAGAAAGTGATTTGTTATCTAGTCTTCGTTATCGTTACAGCGATTTACCATATTATATTTTGAAGAAATATCTAGAAGGCTTCTATGATAAATCTTTACATGAAATCACTCAAGATCGGTTTTACAAATCACTAGGTGCTAACTACACAACATACAATCCAAGACAAACATTCAGTCTTAAAGATATTGTACCAACAGAAGTAGATAACTATTATAGATACAAAAAAGTACATGGTTATGTGCACGATATGGGAGCAGCAATGCAAGGAGGAATTGGTGGTCATGCAGGTATTTTTAGCAATGCCAACGATGTGGCTAAAATTATGCAGATGTATTTACAAAAAGGTTTTTATGGTGGCAAACGCTACTTTAAATCCGAAACAATAGATAAGTTCAACACCTGTTATTATTGCGAAAGTGATAATAGGAGAGGTATAGGTTTTGACAAACCACAATTAGGAGAAGAAGGTCCAACCTGTGGATGTATTTCTATGACTAGTTTCGGGCATTCAGGATTCACAGGTACCTATGCTTGGGCAGATCCTGAAGAAGAAATCGTTTATGTCTTTTTGGCTAATAGAACCTATCCAGAAGCTGGTAAAAATCTATTACTCAGAGAAAACATAAGAACAGAGATTCAGCGCCTAATTTACGAAGCTATAATTGACTAA
- the serB gene encoding phosphoserine phosphatase SerB produces MGTDIFLLNISGQDKPGLTSSLTSVLAAYDAKILDIGQANIHDTLSLGMLFEIKSGKKSAAVLKDLLFKAYELGITAKFTPISLENYEHWVSMQGKDRYIVTILGEKLKAEQISEVTKVISEKNLNIDSIKRLTGRTSLIKEEEYPRASIQLSIRGKLNDKSEFTSRFMEISQDLDVDIAFQEDSMFRRNRRLVCFDMDSTLIQTEVIDELAERAGVGEKVKAITESAMQGEIDFQESFKKRMKLLEGLSEDVLKDIAENLPITQGARRLIDTLHNYGYKTAILSGGFTYFGRYLQEKLDIDFVFANELEIKDGVLTGGYIGDIVDGNKKAEYLQLLADNMGIDIQQTIAIGDGANDLQMLNLAGLGIAFHAKPKVKDNAQNSISSIGLDGVLYLLGYHDRHIDLV; encoded by the coding sequence GTGGGTACTGATATTTTCTTATTAAACATCTCAGGGCAAGATAAACCAGGCTTAACATCGTCTTTAACTAGTGTTTTAGCAGCATATGATGCTAAAATTTTAGATATAGGTCAGGCTAATATTCACGATACCTTATCGCTTGGGATGCTATTTGAAATAAAGTCTGGAAAGAAATCAGCAGCTGTACTAAAGGATTTATTATTCAAGGCTTATGAATTGGGTATTACAGCCAAGTTCACTCCAATTTCCTTAGAAAACTATGAGCATTGGGTAAGTATGCAAGGTAAGGATCGCTATATCGTTACCATTTTAGGCGAAAAGCTAAAAGCCGAACAAATTTCTGAAGTCACTAAAGTTATTTCAGAAAAAAACCTGAATATAGATTCTATTAAACGATTAACGGGTCGTACTTCTTTAATCAAAGAAGAGGAATATCCAAGAGCATCCATTCAGTTATCCATCAGAGGAAAGCTGAATGATAAATCTGAGTTTACATCAAGATTTATGGAGATTTCACAAGATTTAGATGTAGACATTGCTTTTCAGGAAGATAGTATGTTTAGACGTAATCGTCGTTTGGTGTGCTTTGATATGGATTCTACATTAATTCAGACTGAAGTTATAGACGAACTTGCAGAACGCGCAGGAGTAGGAGAAAAGGTTAAAGCCATTACGGAATCTGCCATGCAAGGCGAAATCGATTTTCAGGAAAGTTTCAAAAAACGAATGAAGCTTTTAGAAGGTCTTAGCGAAGATGTTTTAAAAGATATCGCAGAGAATTTGCCAATTACTCAAGGCGCAAGACGACTAATAGATACGCTACATAATTACGGTTATAAAACCGCTATTCTTTCAGGTGGTTTTACCTATTTTGGTAGATATCTTCAGGAAAAATTAGATATAGATTTTGTTTTTGCAAATGAGTTAGAGATTAAAGATGGAGTATTGACTGGCGGTTATATTGGTGATATTGTAGATGGTAATAAAAAAGCAGAGTATCTTCAGTTATTGGCGGATAATATGGGTATTGATATTCAACAAACCATAGCTATTGGTGATGGTGCTAACGATTTGCAAATGCTTAATCTTGCTGGTTTGGGCATTGCCTTTCATGCCAAACCAAAAGTTAAGGATAATGCTCAAAATTCAATATCAAGTATTGGTCTAGATGGTGTTCTTTATTTGTTGGGCTATCACGATCGCCATATAGATTTGGTATAA
- a CDS encoding ABC transporter ATPase has protein sequence MLVDFDTLPEESRVWIYQANRSFSEEEITELSSKLETFIEAWTAHGKDLQAAFKIVYKRFIVIALNQNLNMATGCSIDASVHFIQELEKDYNVDLMDKMNVSFKQGEFIAYKPLMDFKKMAKNNSVSKNTIVFNNLVTNIAEFKENWEVPASESWHSRFIK, from the coding sequence ATGTTAGTAGACTTTGATACATTACCAGAAGAATCACGAGTTTGGATTTACCAAGCCAATCGAAGCTTTTCTGAAGAAGAAATAACCGAGTTATCCTCTAAACTTGAAACCTTTATTGAAGCTTGGACTGCACATGGTAAAGACCTGCAAGCTGCATTTAAGATTGTTTATAAACGCTTTATTGTTATTGCCTTAAATCAAAATCTTAATATGGCAACAGGTTGCTCTATAGACGCTTCTGTTCATTTTATTCAAGAGTTAGAGAAAGATTATAATGTAGACTTAATGGATAAGATGAATGTGTCCTTCAAACAAGGAGAATTCATTGCATATAAGCCATTAATGGATTTCAAAAAAATGGCTAAAAACAATTCCGTATCTAAAAACACCATAGTCTTTAATAATCTGGTAACTAATATCGCAGAGTTTAAGGAGAACTGGGAAGTTCCTGCAAGTGAGAGTTGGCATAGCAGATTTATTAAGTAG
- a CDS encoding (Fe-S)-binding protein: MSEQLKVPTMAELMAEGKQPEILFWVGSAGSYDDRAKKISKAFVKILNKANVDFAVLGEEESNTGDVAKRAGNEFLFQMQAMMNIEVLNAYEVKRIVTCDPHSFNCLKNEYPSLGGNYDVVHHTQFIKELISSGRLTLEGNTYKGKRITFHDPCYLGRANSEYDAPREVLKNTNANLVEMKRHKNTALCCGAGGAQMFKEPEKGNMDINVLRTEDALETKPDIIATGCPYCNTMMTDGVKAKEKENEISVLDIAELIANS, encoded by the coding sequence ATGAGCGAACAACTAAAAGTGCCAACAATGGCAGAGCTTATGGCAGAAGGGAAGCAACCCGAAATTTTATTTTGGGTAGGTTCTGCTGGTAGTTATGATGATAGAGCAAAAAAAATATCAAAGGCTTTTGTTAAAATTTTAAACAAGGCCAATGTAGATTTTGCTGTATTAGGTGAAGAAGAAAGCAATACAGGTGATGTTGCAAAACGTGCTGGTAATGAGTTTTTATTTCAGATGCAAGCCATGATGAATATTGAGGTTTTAAATGCCTACGAAGTAAAACGCATCGTTACTTGCGATCCGCATTCTTTCAATTGCTTAAAAAACGAATATCCAAGTCTCGGTGGTAATTACGACGTGGTGCACCATACACAATTTATAAAAGAGCTTATAAGTTCTGGTCGTTTAACCTTAGAAGGTAATACCTATAAAGGCAAACGTATAACATTTCACGACCCTTGTTATTTAGGTCGTGCCAATAGTGAATATGATGCTCCAAGAGAAGTGCTAAAAAATACCAATGCCAATTTAGTAGAAATGAAGCGTCATAAAAACACGGCATTATGTTGTGGAGCTGGTGGCGCGCAAATGTTTAAAGAACCAGAAAAAGGTAATATGGACATTAACGTTTTAAGAACCGAAGATGCTCTAGAAACAAAACCAGATATTATTGCTACGGGTTGTCCGTACTGTAATACCATGATGACCGATGGTGTAAAAGCTAAGGAGAAAGAAAACGAAATCTCGGTATTGGATATAGCAGAGTTAATTGCTAATTCTTAG